In the genome of Hymenobacter cellulosivorans, one region contains:
- the ilvN gene encoding acetolactate synthase small subunit — translation MTRQEYNITAYTENQIGLLNRIAIIFSRRKINIESLNTSPSEIEGIHRFNIVIHETEDVVRKIAKQIEKQVEVLKVYFNTNQEVIWQEMALYKVPTDVIAEKASVERLLREHGARAVVIRKDYTVFETTGHREETDTLIKVLQPYGLIEFVRSARIAIIKHSDGFNRKLREFERTEPGSEVVENEFLNNRDEVFSM, via the coding sequence ATGACCCGGCAGGAATACAACATCACGGCCTACACCGAGAACCAGATTGGCTTGCTCAACCGCATTGCCATCATCTTCTCGCGCCGCAAAATCAACATTGAAAGCCTGAATACCTCGCCCTCCGAAATTGAGGGAATTCACCGCTTCAACATCGTGATTCACGAAACCGAGGACGTGGTGCGCAAGATTGCCAAGCAGATCGAAAAGCAGGTGGAAGTGCTCAAGGTCTACTTTAATACCAATCAGGAGGTGATCTGGCAGGAAATGGCGCTTTACAAAGTGCCCACCGACGTCATTGCCGAAAAAGCCTCCGTGGAGCGCCTGCTGCGGGAACATGGGGCCCGGGCCGTGGTCATTCGCAAAGATTATACGGTGTTTGAAACCACGGGCCACCGCGAGGAAACCGATACCCTCATCAAGGTGCTGCAGCCCTACGGCCTCATCGAGTTTGTGCGCTCGGCCCGCATTGCCATCATCAAACACAGCGACGGGTTCAACCGCAAGCTGCGCGAGTTTGAGCGCACCGAGCCCGGCTCGGAAGTCGTGGAAAACGAGTTCCTCAACAACCGCGACGAGGTCTTCTCGATGTAG
- the ilvB gene encoding biosynthetic-type acetolactate synthase large subunit has translation MLTQEKTTQLAPETALQTMSGAEMTLRALLAEGVDTVFGYPGGAIIPIYDALYDFQQELNHVLVRHEQGGIHAAQGYARASGKVGVVFATSGPGATNLVTGLADAQIDSTPLVCITGQVFAHLLGTDAFQETDIINITTPVTKWNFQVTEASQLPEALAKAFYIARSGRPGPVLIDITKNAQLQKHDFAEYKPCNHIRSYRPAPIVRPEYVAQAAELINQARRPFVLWGQGVTLGKAEAEFRAFVEKSGIPAAWTILGAGALPTEHPLNVGMLGMHGNYGPNVLTNECDVLIAIGMRFDDRVTGRLDKYAKQAQVIHLDIDPTEIDKNVAATVPVWGDCKETLPMLTELIEAKTHPEWRQRFEQYQAEEVAAVIQDELFPTSDELTMGEVIQQLNELTHGEAIVVTDVGQHQMVACRYAKFNHARSNITSGGLGTMGFALPAAIGAKFGRPDRPVVAIIGDGGIQMTIQELGTIMQTGVEVKIIILNNQFLGMVRQWQELFHERRYSFVNIASPDYVTVASGYSIAGKRVSERGELKSSLQEMLQHPGSFLLEVMVTRENNIFPMVPQGCSVSEIRLR, from the coding sequence ATGTTGACCCAGGAAAAAACAACCCAGTTGGCCCCGGAAACGGCACTGCAAACTATGTCGGGGGCGGAAATGACCCTGCGCGCCCTGCTGGCCGAAGGCGTAGACACCGTTTTCGGCTACCCCGGTGGTGCCATTATCCCAATTTACGATGCCCTGTACGACTTCCAGCAGGAACTCAACCACGTGCTGGTGCGCCACGAGCAAGGCGGCATTCACGCGGCCCAGGGCTACGCCCGAGCATCGGGCAAAGTGGGGGTGGTGTTTGCTACCAGCGGCCCGGGCGCTACCAACCTGGTGACTGGCTTGGCCGACGCCCAGATTGACAGCACTCCGTTGGTGTGCATCACGGGGCAGGTTTTCGCTCATTTGCTCGGCACCGATGCCTTCCAGGAAACCGACATCATCAACATCACTACGCCGGTTACCAAGTGGAATTTCCAGGTAACAGAAGCTAGTCAGCTGCCTGAGGCGCTGGCCAAGGCCTTTTATATTGCCCGCAGCGGCCGGCCGGGTCCGGTGTTGATTGACATTACCAAGAATGCCCAGCTGCAGAAGCACGATTTTGCTGAGTACAAACCCTGTAACCACATCCGCAGCTACCGGCCCGCGCCTATCGTGCGGCCCGAGTATGTAGCGCAAGCCGCCGAGCTGATCAACCAGGCCCGGCGCCCTTTTGTGCTCTGGGGGCAGGGCGTAACGCTGGGCAAGGCCGAAGCTGAGTTTCGGGCCTTTGTCGAGAAAAGCGGCATTCCGGCGGCCTGGACCATCCTCGGCGCCGGCGCTTTACCGACCGAGCACCCCCTGAACGTGGGTATGCTGGGCATGCACGGCAACTATGGTCCCAACGTGCTGACCAATGAGTGCGACGTGCTTATTGCCATTGGTATGCGCTTCGACGACCGGGTAACCGGCCGCCTCGATAAGTACGCCAAACAGGCCCAGGTGATTCACCTCGACATTGACCCCACCGAAATCGACAAGAACGTGGCGGCTACCGTGCCGGTGTGGGGCGACTGTAAGGAAACACTGCCCATGCTGACTGAGCTTATTGAGGCGAAAACCCACCCAGAGTGGCGGCAGCGCTTCGAGCAGTATCAGGCCGAGGAAGTAGCTGCCGTTATCCAGGACGAACTGTTTCCGACCTCGGATGAGCTGACCATGGGCGAAGTAATTCAGCAGCTCAACGAGCTAACCCATGGCGAGGCCATTGTGGTAACCGACGTGGGCCAGCACCAGATGGTCGCCTGCCGCTACGCAAAGTTTAACCACGCACGCAGCAACATTACCAGTGGCGGGCTGGGTACCATGGGCTTTGCCTTGCCGGCTGCCATTGGGGCCAAGTTCGGCCGCCCCGACCGGCCCGTGGTGGCCATTATCGGCGACGGGGGCATCCAGATGACGATTCAGGAGCTGGGTACTATCATGCAAACCGGGGTCGAGGTGAAAATCATCATTCTCAACAACCAGTTTCTGGGCATGGTGCGCCAGTGGCAGGAGCTGTTTCACGAGCGGCGCTACTCCTTCGTCAACATCGCCAGCCCCGATTACGTGACCGTAGCCAGCGGCTACAGCATTGCCGGCAAGCGGGTGTCGGAACGCGGAGAACTTAAAAGCAGCCTGCAGGAAATGTTGCAGCATCCAGGCTCTTTCCTGCTCGAAGTCATGGTGACCCGGGAAAATAACATCTTCCCCATGGTGCCCCAGGGCTGCAGTGTGAGCGAAATCCGGCTGCGCTAA